The genomic DNA CGCCCTGACGAGGCTGAGGTTGTCATGCGTGATCTTTCTGCAGACATCCAGACGGATGGTATTCACTCCCCCGATATGTTGGAGCGAGCCGAAACACTCCGCAACGAAGCCCGTGAGATGCAGCTGACAGACATGGAGCGCATGCTGTCTGTCCTTATTTGGAACTACTACAAGCGAGCCAGTCTCGAATACACACCCCAGGCCGTCGCATTGGCAGATCAATTGGTGACGggaacgaccaaagccaacTACGAAAGTCTCGCCGCGCTTTCCACTAAGGACCGTCTCCTGTTGCACCAGCTTCTTGACTCCATCGCATCTGGAGAGCATCTCTCGGTGTCGACTCTGGTCCTGTGCCACAATCTTGCCGCTGCCCACATCCGTGACGAGGAGTGGCTCGAGGGCAGCGACTGCGTGGGTGCCGTCCTCAAACACGCCTGGCCCACGATTGATAACGCGGATTCTGACTCGAAGTTCCCCTCCGACCGAGCGCCGCACATGGCCAACCTGGCTTTGGATATGGCCTACTGTCTATTCCGTCGCATGAACGTCCCCAAGGCTTCCGTTATCTATGGAAATGCTTTCAAGGCATCCATCACCGCTGATAAGGTATCTGTTCCTTCCGTCAGCGCCGTTGTCAAGACGGTCGTTGAGTTCTATGAAAACACCTTCCAGTATGCGATGGCATTGGTTGTCCTGCGCCAAGTCAGCCAGTTCTTCCTGTCACGTCTTGGCGTGTCCGACAAGCACACCATGGATAGCTTGTACCATCAGGGAGACCTCGCAACGCGACTTGAACATCACGAGGACGCAGAGAACAGCTATGGTACGATCTATGATGCCAGTCTCCGTGATGGCAAGATCAGCTCCACCGGTATCCGGGCTGCGGTTGCGCTCATTGCTCTTTATGAATTGAACAAACAATGGGACTCGGCATTGGGAGTCTATCGCCATCTGTGGCCTACACTCATCGACTTTGATGAGAAGGATGGGTACGATCGCGCTCTATTGGAGGGCCTTTTGGAGAAAACGTACAGCGGATACATGGCGCTTCTCGGAACAACAGGCAAAGCAGAAAAGTATTCGGAGCGGTACCGTGTTGCATCTGAACATCTGCGGCTTTGCAAGAAGATCCATGGCCCTTCGCACGACATGACACTCAGGGCCACACTTGGACTCGCTGGTGTCTGCGAAGACGGCGATCAACATCTGGACGAGGCTATTTCGCATTACCAGCAGGTCTTGCGAGTCAACGAATGGGTGCCATCGTCTCAAGCTTCCCGTGCTTTGCCTGACATGTCACTGACATTGCCTATCACGACCAAGCACAAACTCGCTCAACTTTATTTGCGACAGCAGTCCAAATCTCCCGAAGCCGGATCTTTGTACGCAGAGGAAATGGCACTGGCGAAGCAACGACATGGTCATTCGTCCACTTCCGCTCTATCGTGGCTGCGTCAAATCGCTTTGTTCTATGCTTTACAGGACTCAACGGACTCCTGGAACCGGGGTGCAAATGCCTTGCGCTCCCACGCCAACAAGACTATCGAAGTCACCGATCACCAGGAGACGCTGGTGGACCGGGCTCGCCGGCTGGCGCAGATCTACTTGGAGTCTGGCTACATTGACGCGGGTAACAATTTGATTGACGCACTGCGCCAGCAAGTGGTATACGAACGGCCCGAGTCGCAAAAATCGCTGAACACATACCAGCCAGCTGTATTCGTTGCTGCCTTTGAAGAATACTTCAGGAACCGCCAGTCGTTCAGTCAGATCCTTGATGAGCTTAGCGAGGAGAGCTCCGTCTTCGGATCCTTCGACCAGAGCTTGTCAAGCCACGATCTCGTCCCAACGTTGGCCTCTGGTGAGCAGCTCCATCGGGCGCAGACCGAGCAGAAGCGAACAACTGCCGCCAGACAGACTCAGTCGAAGCTGTACATTTATTTCTGCAACACCCTGTCGATTTCGCATCTCCAGCAAAAGGACGTCATCCGCCAATTTTACAACATCTGCCGCCGGGAAGTCTTATACGAAGACTACAATACAAACATTATCGCGGCTACTGTTCACGAAGTCAAGAGCCTCTGCGATAGCTTGCGCTTCCAGGAAGCCGCGGACTTGGCTGGCGCCTTCCATTCCTTCGTTCACTTGACTGATGGCCTCCGAACCTACGAGAGCATCCTCGCTTCTATCAAGATTTGTCTGTACCTGAGCGGCTACCACACCGCCAAGTGCACCGACGAGAAGGTTGCGAGGAACATGACGATCGAGTCCAAGCTGCTCCTGCAGGAGATCATGACCAACGCAAAGGACATCAACGTCCAGTTCTCGGAATTGCCATTCGCTCAACTGAATGACTTGGTTACTATCTTGGGAGAGCACGAACTGTTTGAGGATCTCGAGGTAtgttttctctttccctattttattttattttttttggATATTGTTTACTGATCGAGTTCACCAGGTTATTTTGACTGATCTCTGGACCTCCCGTATTGTCCAGCGAACATGGACCCTTAATGTCGTTGTCTGGATCGGGCGTCGTCTGGTGGAAACCCGTTACTGCCGGGACAACGTTGACGGTGCTATTAAGCTGGGTCGCGACATCTGCTACAACCTGCGTCAGGTCTGGGGTAACTGTGACCCCGTTACCTTCGACATGACTACATTGCTATCTGGAATGTACACGGCGTCCGGTGACTATCGCTCCGCAGTCGCGCTCCACGATACCGCCCTGAACGAACTGCTCAACGACCGTGATGCGGTGTATGACCAGCGCGCCGCTGAAATTACTTCGCAGCACTTGCAGCTGCTCAGACGCGCTCAGGCTCGCCTCCAGAAGGGATCGTCGACTCAAGCTGGCGAGACCCAGGCGTATTCCGAATTGGCGAAGCAGTTGTCGCTCAAATTCAACATCTCAGCACCCGCGTCGCAGGATGTGTCTGTGACGGACGATGATGTTGGTGTGTggcatcgtcctcgtcgatTCAGCCTTGATGTCCAGGAGGAATTGGAGCACCAAAACCATCTCCGGAACTCCAGTGGTGCAACGATGCTGAACGGAAATGCCGGGGCCAAGCGGATTTCGGTCGCTGCCCTGTAAACAACACAAATTGCCTGTCAGTTGTAAATTACTTTTGTCTTCTTGTATGACTCTTGTAGTGAGTGGCTTTTAATAATAGTATAATGGATGCTTTATCTTTTCGTATGTCTGTTCTATGCCAGGTCGATCACGGCCCGGTAATCGGGCGAAACCTTAATTGAGAACCCTAAACTTGACACGGATTGTTTATCTCTACTATACAAGTCTGTCGAATGCCTCTATTATGGGCGTCCCTAAAGAATTGCATACCAATTGTATCAtcgccgccatcgccgccAGCCTCAGACCACATTCCTAGTCCGTGACAACGATGATTCAACATACGGAATCGATCACTAAATCGTTTCCATACGAGCACGCATTGCCTTGCTGCTTTTCTACGCCGAGCCGACAATAAGGACGCGCTCGTCATTACCCTTCCTCAATTGCGGTCTAATGGCAACATTGGCTCTGCAAGGTCGAGGAATTTGTTGACGCGTACTATGCACCTCGTCATGCGCTCCTTTTCCAATAACCATCTGCTGTGAGCTTGCCAAGAACTCCCTTGTTCCCTGTTTCAAGGCCGGCAGTAGCGTCTCTCACCCTCCTATATACCGGGTGGGTGAAacgaaagaagaaaaatagaaaagaTTATCCTGCCAACAATCGGTGGCTAGCTGAGACCTATGTCATAGTTCAGTAAGGAGATGCCATGCTCCGTCTAATCAATGTACTATATTTCGACAGCAGGCCTTGGCAAGAACGGAGCGAAACGGGGGATCTCCGGGATGTACTTCCATAGCACCATGTGAGCTACTGGTATTGTTAATTGGTATGCCGGGGGTAGGATATTCATACTATAGCTGAGCCAAGAAATTCGCTAGCTGTATGCGGTACGTGTGCATGCCCTTATGCCTTGGTTACGGAGAATCATAACATCCCCGATTTTGGAAGGAGAATGTAAGGGATATGTTCTTGATCTAAGATCTGTCCTTCACCGGCCATCCACATCCACGGAGTATTCGCTTATGCAGGGGTACCAGTTAGTCGGTATGTTGGTATAGCGGAGTGCAAGACGTATGTATAGCACATAGCATGGAGTATATATTGTCGGCCATGTCTTATCATGGTATTGTCACAGTCAGCAAATCATTCCTTCTTTTTTAGAATACCAGGACTTTGGTTATTGATTGATTTCGGATACACCTTTTTTTATCGCAGCGTCAGATGCCTTCTACAATGCCTAGTCGGACCACTTCGTCCGCTGACAACATTGTGGTGATCGGAGGAGGTGCCAGTGGTCTTGCTGTCATCCTTCAGCTCGTCAAGAGATTTCGCTCCGGAAAGCCTGTACGAAAGATTACACTAATCGagaaaaatgaagaagcagGCCCCGGATTGGCGTACTCGCCGGCCTGTGCTGGTACGATCCTCAACATGACCAAATCCACAATGGGGCTGTATCCGGACAACCCCAATCATTTCAATGAGTGGAAAAATGACCCGAGCCTGAAACTGTACCCTTTCCGTGAGAACTACGGAGACTATCTCCGCGCTATGTGGTCTCAGTCCGTGGAAGATATCCGAGAGATGGGAGGTGAAATCTCCTTTATCCAGGATGAAGTCCAGGATATCAaccgcgacgacgacggcACCTTTACCCTTACCCTCGAAAAGAACGCAAAGACCCTGTTCGCAAAGGATGTTGTTCTGGCAGTAGGGAACTTTACTGTCACAGCGAACCCTCACCTGAGTCACCTCCCAGGTTATTTCCCCTCGCCTTGGCCCACATCCAGATTGAGGTCGATCCCGGCCGACGCCCCCGTCATTATCCTCGGATCTCGCCTGTCAGCCATTGACGCCGCCAATGCCCTTGTCGACAGTGGTCACCGTGGCTCCATCACTTTCATGTCGCGCAGCGGTCGACTGCCCAAGGTACAGGGGGCACCCGTTCCTTTTCCACGTCGATACAACCTTTACACTCTCGCCAAGCATGTTCACGCCCCGACGCGCGTGGGTGCTTCCTTTGCCAGTCTCATGAGCGGTATCATGGAGGAAGTCTCGCACTTGGCCGGCAACGATTGGAGCTGGCTGCTTCAGAACCACGAGTGCCCGATGGAGGAGCTGGAATCCGACATCAAAGATGCGCAAGAGGGCAGAGCTGGATGGCAAACCGTTCTGCGCAGCACGGCACCACTGGTTGAGCGCTATTGGCGTTCTCTTGAGATGCATGACAAAAAGTTGTTCTACGACAAGTTCTACAGCTGCTGGATGCGGTACCGACACGGGATGCCTGTCGAGAATGCGGAAAAAATTCTGAACATGATGAAGCGAGGTCAGCTGAAAGTCGTCAAAGGCCGAGAAATCGAGTCGAACGGGAACGGCTTCTTCGCAAACACGTCCGATGGCAAGATCGAAGCCTCCTATGTGATCGAAGCTACTGGTCAGGAGTGCCGGGTCACTCACGCTCCGTCGCCGCTCATCCAGGCTACGATGCGTAAGGGGATGGCCACTCCCCACCCGCTGGGCGGCTTCGTTGTAAACTTCGACACCCTTTCAACATCTCCTGGCCTGTACACGATCGGATTGTTCACTCAGGGTACTCACTTTTATGTGAGCTCTGTCGACCGCATTGCCGAGCATGCATCCCGCCTTGCCGATGCGCTAACTGGAGAGCCTTTGGCGCGCCCCTTGCACGTTGCTGTTTTCCTCCGGGGAGACCCCTTCTCCCACATCATGGCTAGTAGATTGGTCCCTCGACTTCTCTCTGCAGGTCATATGCCGTTCTTATTCGTGCTGCCCGCAGGCAAGACCCCCGCCAACGGGACGACCGCATCTGTCCGTGCGCGGCAGCTTGCATTTTTCGAAAAGGCGCTCATGAAGCAACACGTCATACCGTTCCTCAAAGATACCCCTCAGAATGGCGCTGAATGTCTCTCTCTTGACCAGATGAGAACGACGTATGGAATCCTCGTACAAGACGTCGACTTCGCCCCCTCCGAGGAAACCCTCCACAAACACTATATTGACCTTGGGCTTTCGCTTGACTGCACGACAACTCGCCACTTGTCGACGGACATCCAGAACTATTTCTCTTGGCCACGTAGGCTGCTAAACATGCACTCGACCGCCAGTCTGAACGCCGATCGTTCTCCGTTCCACTTGCATGACATGCAGGACTGCTGTGATCGAGACCAGTTCGACCTCCAGACTCTTTCGGCGGAGTATTCCCAGCCCCTAATTGATGCCCAGAATCGTATCTCTGTTCTTGGGGTAAACATGGCCGCTGACCTTGTGGACCGTGTTGCTCGGGGTAAAGACCTCCCCAAGGCATTGCGGGCCGCGAAAGGGCCGGACACGAAGGAAGTCAATGGTGGACAGCAGAAGGATCTTAGCGAAGTTAGCACAGACGCTGTGGTAGAGACGGTAGTCAAGTCGTATGCATCTCCAGAACAACAAGGGCATTTCCGGAAGTACCTCGCTGGAGCTGTGAAAAGCTGGCCCGGGGAAAACCGAGGCGAAGCGAAATCGAAGGAATCTGGGAAGGAAAGCCGTTTCTGTGTTGAATGTCATTAATCATGATAATAGTAGTTAATGGAAGGATTAGAGAATGCGAATAATAATTAGTTTTTCTGGGAAGAAGGTGCCGTAGAGTTTGATATCCCAACTTTCCAGATCCTAAATTCATGAGTTCAACTCTTTTACTCAAAACGATGCTGAATGAAGTCTTTACTAAATTAGGTGAAATCCGCAAATGCAACATGTAAGTCTCGAACACCTTGTCTATCTCATACGATCATCTTGTCTAGTTACGACGTACCGGGCAGTAAACCTTTACGAGAAATAATCGACAAGAATATGTCATTCCATTTGATTGCACCATAAGCAGGACCTGCCTGGTCGTCGGAGCTAGCTAACATCATAACTTAGACCACAGACTCGAAGTAAGTGGTCAACAGGTCCTCCTTAACGGGAACGGCAACGGCCTTGAGAGCCTTGTGAGCCTCGCAGTCGTTGTCGTAGTACCTCATGTCTTCCAGCGACTGGAAGGTCATCTTGACGGACAGGTTGTAACCATGGGTACGAGGGTCATCGAACGAGGGACCGACAGCGGCGTGGGTGATGTACGGCTTGCCGTCCTACACCAATTCGAAGACACCATAGTTAGCACTCGGAATGCATCCTGTTACCTCGACCAGGAGCCTTACCTTGGTGGCGGACTTGACCAGGACCTTGAACTGCTCAaggacacgctggcggtcgTCGTTGTTGGGGATCTTGAAGAGGGTAACACGCTCAATGATAGCCATTTTGGTCGAGAGATTCCTTGgggtattttttttttcaaagATTGAAGCAAAAGTGATGGATGGAGTTTGAAGTTGCGAACTGGGAGACTGATCGAAGGGACGAAGCGACCCTTAAATAACCCATCGTCCACGTACGGCCGCTCAACGAAGCCATGTTCTTTTGCACCAGCAAGCCTTGACCGACTATCTCAGTTATCGTCTTCTGACCTCATATCTCGACTATCGGTCGGGTTGTCATGCATGGCAGGTCGAATTCCACCCTTATCATTTGTGTATCCAACACGCATGCAGACGCAGCAAAACATGATGATGTGGAGGACTCAGGATCATCTGCCGCTGTCGTGAATAATCGTCATAGGTTGCTTTAGTCACACCTCTGCATCGGCGCCAAGAATAATGAGGATCAATATATGCAGGATACGGCACTTGCATGCATCCGCTCTAACGCAAGGCTCTCCCCCCGAAGCTAGAGCCATGGAATGTGATACTGCAGCGAAGCAAGGCTGATATTGCGTGCTACATTGTCGAGGGCTGGACACCCTCGAAGTACCTTGCAACTGCCATGGAGTAGAGAATACTAGACTCGAGGCTTGCGAGGCGAATTGTCCGCGAAGAAGGGATAGCTATGTTAGACTTTTTGCGACAGAAATCGATATGAAGCAGTCTCCCAGACCCTTCCCGATCTATGGAATGTCCCGTCAATATATTCTAAGGAGGACTGAGTGCCTCGACACAAGATGCCTTCCAATAGTCGAAGGAAAATGTGATGTGCCCAGTGGAATAATGGCAAAATCCCCCGAGGCCTTGTGTATTTCGAACCTggaaaaaaggagaagaaaaagaaatgagaaTTTCCTTTATCTTGTTTCAATTGTCGACGATGAAACCCTTCCTACGGCACTAGATATTGTTTAATATTGACTCCGGCGCTAAAGATAATTTGCCAGCCTTCGGGAGGGGTGTTGTTTATGGTCCCTGTCTTTGTTTGTCTCTCTAGGAATCCAATCGGGCGAGGAACGCAATTTCCAGCATGCCAGACAAAGCGAATAAAATGTTTTCGCCGTCATCACCGTGCGAGAATGGCCACCCAGTAGTCACCGAGACAGACCCTTTACTCCCAATGCCAGCGGTTGTTTCCTCCCACAGCAGTCCGACCGGAGACGGGGATCAGTGCCAGGACCCCTCGAGACAGGAGATCAAGTATCTCTACCTTGACTTCGATACGGCGCTCCCGACTCCGCGAATTGCATTGCCCCCGGGACCTGGACAACTACCACCACCGGAACAGCCGTGTTTGAAGAAATATACTTCCCCGTATCTCTGGTCAAAATGGCGCAAGTCAATGTTGACATGCATTTCATGCATCTCGACAGCGATAGCCGGTTATTCCACTGGTGAGATTAGTCCGGCATCGGAAGAGTTGACGAAACAATGGGGCATAAGCAGCGTGGTGTACAACCTGGGCATCACGATCTTCTGTATCGGATTTGCACTGGCGCCTATGATAATCGCACCGTTCTCTGAGGTGAATGGGCGCCGTCCTGTTTTCATCGCAAGTGGGATCTTGTTTACCGGTAGGAAGAATTCCCAATATCCGAGGTCTACAGAGTAAAAACTGACCTGTGAATCACTGGGTGATATATAGCAAGTACCATCGCTTGCGGCGGCACTCACATATTTGCTGGGCTTCTGGTTGCTCGTTTGATCCAAGGGGTCGGCGCATGTACGGATAATCTACGAAATCCTTCTATCGAAAGCACCTGTGCTAATCCGCTCCAGCTACATTCGCAACCGTGGTGGGCGGCGTGATCAGTGACTTTTACGAGGCAGAGGACAGAAATACTCCAATGGCAATTTATTCTGGAGGCGCGCTTTTTGGTACCGGTCTTGCTCCGCTTATATCCAGCGTG from Aspergillus chevalieri M1 DNA, chromosome 1, nearly complete sequence includes the following:
- a CDS encoding tetratricopeptide repeat protein (COG:S;~EggNog:ENOG410QEE1;~InterPro:IPR027417,IPR011990,IPR007111;~PFAM:PF05729;~go_function: GO:0005515 - protein binding [Evidence IEA]), which encodes MSSTDITGSIAVTGSPGKVPILRERLQSISQEYKSRIGYSTHDVSSKCTTVDNFFDTIAVERLRRMPRDGGRLDAVLRRASRFAFAVSSLYDAVIGIMSAASEAASLIWGTVLILLEMGIDQPGSLEGIFGQFGRVTLGISFLLQGEHYFRAPDVAHEVAEIYADLVELVSHVTMEYNDASKAQDGETMNENINHAFFVYFNRFNMHWRRITKAIMTSQYDTTIDIPAIYQFLDLQDRPLQMILEGHSHSLADGSFSWFDSDLAAFSMSDYDVLAVTGNPGSGKSALAQWTAERLQVSAEYDVWNVISFPIRADVPITELSLTVLKGLVHQMLDRSINDPNAQKAIVEATTRAVVTASAAAPDPQVEDVLWTAIEAALKSNIHFMIVIDGLEQMRNSDASATRFLSRLENAISSPGTPSKLIVFSRTVPSGVELSNAQHLTIDASKTEDDLKGAVYDMMSLDSQFHGLDAANTATIAKAIVSNAQGSFVWAQLALQHVGQHKTTSEMLSAARKAPKSVDDLVDSHLNAIDLDQHEARLIIAWLAASERPLQIKEINQLLTIDTKGPSFVSRVTGPGSETFRPVSPLITTHDGFAAFRHHIVRDRVRQLADSMEGDYSNQGRFPFNMQEAHYEILVRSLAWVKFCLKEEVDVAFDKMAVDQRDAFLETHALLEYTSRYWYSHLLSSPLVSTDGTFNFVAPFKRALPESVLFVLLELTSYESQFSRSSILELYRVSVDVRKNVLGRKSKALLQSLIFSGRALHKADAGVVNDHLYEAWQMSNAILDARSSVTISLAELIATTVRASESDNAAATRDETYRRRAEALNYLVSLDAEGSPLGFNRRFGYLAVLVKLYKDSNDEEAAYGVSRQFYQFSVHRYGAHSLESGKAADFLTHHFEISSDDDMALTLARTKYENMVRTLPATDDRRIAYTLYIARLYEQQNQPEQAEGVLASLWAGLLSHDVTSASTWDKRTKVALVYYQFLRRHGRPDEAEVVMRDLSADIQTDGIHSPDMLERAETLRNEAREMQLTDMERMLSVLIWNYYKRASLEYTPQAVALADQLVTGTTKANYESLAALSTKDRLLLHQLLDSIASGEHLSVSTLVLCHNLAAAHIRDEEWLEGSDCVGAVLKHAWPTIDNADSDSKFPSDRAPHMANLALDMAYCLFRRMNVPKASVIYGNAFKASITADKVSVPSVSAVVKTVVEFYENTFQYAMALVVLRQVSQFFLSRLGVSDKHTMDSLYHQGDLATRLEHHEDAENSYGTIYDASLRDGKISSTGIRAAVALIALYELNKQWDSALGVYRHLWPTLIDFDEKDGYDRALLEGLLEKTYSGYMALLGTTGKAEKYSERYRVASEHLRLCKKIHGPSHDMTLRATLGLAGVCEDGDQHLDEAISHYQQVLRVNEWVPSSQASRALPDMSLTLPITTKHKLAQLYLRQQSKSPEAGSLYAEEMALAKQRHGHSSTSALSWLRQIALFYALQDSTDSWNRGANALRSHANKTIEVTDHQETLVDRARRLAQIYLESGYIDAGNNLIDALRQQVVYERPESQKSLNTYQPAVFVAAFEEYFRNRQSFSQILDELSEESSVFGSFDQSLSSHDLVPTLASGEQLHRAQTEQKRTTAARQTQSKLYIYFCNTLSISHLQQKDVIRQFYNICRREVLYEDYNTNIIAATVHEVKSLCDSLRFQEAADLAGAFHSFVHLTDGLRTYESILASIKICLYLSGYHTAKCTDEKVARNMTIESKLLLQEIMTNAKDINVQFSELPFAQLNDLVTILGEHELFEDLEVILTDLWTSRIVQRTWTLNVVVWIGRRLVETRYCRDNVDGAIKLGRDICYNLRQVWGNCDPVTFDMTTLLSGMYTASGDYRSAVALHDTALNELLNDRDAVYDQRAAEITSQHLQLLRRAQARLQKGSSTQAGETQAYSELAKQLSLKFNISAPASQDVSVTDDDVGVWHRPRRFSLDVQEELEHQNHLRNSSGATMLNGNAGAKRISVAAL
- a CDS encoding uncharacterized protein (COG:G;~EggNog:ENOG410PFWR;~InterPro:IPR011701,IPR036259;~TransMembrane:4 (i140-160o172-193i205-228o234-254i);~go_function: GO:0022857 - transmembrane transporter activity [Evidence IEA];~go_process: GO:0055085 - transmembrane transport [Evidence IEA]), producing the protein MPDKANKMFSPSSPCENGHPVVTETDPLLPMPAVVSSHSSPTGDGDQCQDPSRQEIKYLYLDFDTALPTPRIALPPGPGQLPPPEQPCLKKYTSPYLWSKWRKSMLTCISCISTAIAGYSTGEISPASEELTKQWGISSVVYNLGITIFCIGFALAPMIIAPFSEVNGRRPVFIASGILFTATFATVVGGVISDFYEAEDRNTPMAIYSGGALFGTGLAPLISSVIVYHASWRWVYYSHAIAAGFLVILMLLFFKETRGNVILRGKAQSLNKYYDQLEAAGHVGVMIADQDKACRIRWKVQSDEQRASLGQMILTSCYRPFSEFSP
- a CDS encoding FAD/NAD(P)-binding protein (InterPro:IPR038732,IPR036188;~PFAM:PF07992,PF13454,PF13738;~TransMembrane:1 (o12-29i)), with product MPSRTTSSADNIVVIGGGASGLAVILQLVKRFRSGKPVRKITLIEKNEEAGPGLAYSPACAGTILNMTKSTMGLYPDNPNHFNEWKNDPSLKLYPFRENYGDYLRAMWSQSVEDIREMGGEISFIQDEVQDINRDDDGTFTLTLEKNAKTLFAKDVVLAVGNFTVTANPHLSHLPGYFPSPWPTSRLRSIPADAPVIILGSRLSAIDAANALVDSGHRGSITFMSRSGRLPKVQGAPVPFPRRYNLYTLAKHVHAPTRVGASFASLMSGIMEEVSHLAGNDWSWLLQNHECPMEELESDIKDAQEGRAGWQTVLRSTAPLVERYWRSLEMHDKKLFYDKFYSCWMRYRHGMPVENAEKILNMMKRGQLKVVKGREIESNGNGFFANTSDGKIEASYVIEATGQECRVTHAPSPLIQATMRKGMATPHPLGGFVVNFDTLSTSPGLYTIGLFTQGTHFYVSSVDRIAEHASRLADALTGEPLARPLHVAVFLRGDPFSHIMASRLVPRLLSAGHMPFLFVLPAGKTPANGTTASVRARQLAFFEKALMKQHVIPFLKDTPQNGAECLSLDQMRTTYGILVQDVDFAPSEETLHKHYIDLGLSLDCTTTRHLSTDIQNYFSWPRRLLNMHSTASLNADRSPFHLHDMQDCCDRDQFDLQTLSAEYSQPLIDAQNRISVLGVNMAADLVDRVARGKDLPKALRAAKGPDTKEVNGGQQKDLSEVSTDAVVETVVKSYASPEQQGHFRKYLAGAVKSWPGENRGEAKSKESGKESRFCVECH
- a CDS encoding Dabb family protein (COG:S;~EggNog:ENOG410PT0Y;~InterPro:IPR011008,IPR013097;~PFAM:PF07876); amino-acid sequence: MAIIERVTLFKIPNNDDRQRVLEQFKVLVKSATKDGKPYITHAAVGPSFDDPRTHGYNLSVKMTFQSLEDMRYYDNDCEAHKALKAVAVPVKEDLLTTYFESVV